One stretch of Candidatus Nitrosotenuis cloacae DNA includes these proteins:
- a CDS encoding C39 family peptidase, whose product MSDHELLLPQVTEENICLPLAISAVSKYWNVNLPLSEAKEIAKKYPNMRGSILIEGIELAQRHGLGSLILHSSIAELKKIIDMGIPPIVILPGLYETVQHASVISGYDDAEKTILHYIPQQDQIGAIPEKQFDKLWEEDGRLVILLATPDIIDTIRLENKSKEKSNRLCFVSEKLNLQGSQDDAIRALKEAVSLDENNSTALCLLGGIYNERNLPECVQFYEKSIQSNKKSYLAYRGLGNYYLKTKQYDMAEKNYTSAIEINSSRFGPIYKNRGLARMSLNKNKQARQDFEDYLKYSPNAKDKDSIIQAIKEM is encoded by the coding sequence ATGAGTGATCACGAGCTATTACTTCCGCAGGTAACTGAGGAAAACATTTGCCTGCCTTTGGCAATCAGCGCTGTATCAAAATACTGGAACGTAAATCTACCGTTATCTGAGGCAAAAGAGATTGCAAAAAAATATCCAAACATGCGGGGAAGCATCCTAATTGAGGGAATCGAGCTTGCGCAAAGGCACGGCCTTGGCAGTTTGATTTTACATTCTTCCATAGCTGAGCTAAAAAAAATAATTGACATGGGAATCCCGCCAATTGTTATTTTACCAGGATTGTACGAAACAGTCCAACACGCATCAGTAATATCTGGATATGATGATGCAGAAAAGACCATTTTGCATTATATTCCGCAACAGGACCAGATAGGCGCAATCCCCGAAAAGCAGTTTGACAAATTATGGGAGGAAGACGGAAGACTGGTAATACTTTTGGCCACACCTGACATTATAGACACCATACGACTAGAGAACAAGTCCAAAGAAAAATCAAACCGCCTCTGCTTTGTATCAGAAAAACTAAATTTGCAGGGCTCACAAGATGATGCAATAAGGGCACTAAAGGAAGCCGTCTCACTAGATGAGAATAATTCCACTGCTCTGTGTCTGCTTGGCGGAATATACAATGAGAGAAACCTGCCAGAATGTGTCCAGTTTTATGAGAAAAGCATCCAATCAAACAAAAAATCATACCTAGCATATAGGGGCCTTGGTAACTATTACCTAAAGACAAAACAGTATGATATGGCAGAGAAAAACTATACTTCAGCAATTGAGATAAATTCCAGCCGGTTTGGACCAATTTACAAAAATCGCGGCCTGGCCCGAATGTCACTAAACAAAAACAAGCAAGCAAGACAAGACTTTGAGGATTACCTGAAATATTCGCCAAATGCCAAGGACAAGGACTCCATCATACAAGCAATAAAGGAAATGTAA
- a CDS encoding 30S ribosomal protein S6e gives MANFKLTISDKSGKSISKELKDKEASGFIGLHLGNEIDAAIAGLGGKLKLTGGSDKSGIPMRADIYGSARKPVLVSKGVGLKKVEKGQRRRRLIRGNVISEEIYQLNCSYDGELKIEEAPPAEAKA, from the coding sequence TTGGCTAACTTTAAGCTAACAATATCGGACAAGAGCGGAAAATCCATCTCAAAGGAGCTCAAGGACAAAGAGGCAAGTGGCTTTATTGGATTACACTTGGGTAATGAGATAGATGCAGCAATTGCAGGACTTGGCGGCAAGCTAAAACTAACTGGCGGAAGCGACAAGTCCGGAATTCCAATGCGCGCAGACATTTACGGCTCTGCAAGAAAGCCAGTCTTGGTATCAAAGGGAGTCGGCCTGAAAAAAGTAGAAAAGGGCCAGCGAAGACGACGACTGATTCGCGGAAATGTAATCTCTGAGGAAATTTATCAGCTGAACTGCTCATATGATGGCGAGCTAAAAATTGAAGAAGCCCCACCAGCAGAAGCCAAGGCATAA
- a CDS encoding translation initiation factor IF-2 subunit gamma yields MHWRETLPDWYVKQYGYQPCVNIGTAGHVDHGKTTLIQALTGQWTSVHSQELKRGITIRVGYSDAAFYKCKKCEVPLGYSTTPKCPNCGKESELSRVVSFVDSPGHESLMANMLSGAALMDGALLLVAANQKVPQPQTKEHLLALQILGIQQIVIIQNKVDLISYQDATSNYSDIVKFVKGTKAAKSPIIPISAQSRLNIDALIGAIEESIPTPKRAETKEPVMHVLRSFDVNKPGTKIKDIKGGVIGGSLTQGTFSIGDEVEIKPGIFNPKKNTYEPIRTQIISLGTAAGIVDNVKPGGLVAIGTKLDPSMTRSDSFVGSVIGKPETLPQNATDARLEVSLFDSAVGTMNDIKVLPIQVGESLRLNIGTAPVLAKVNKVKSEKIEVQFKRPVCVFDKSNVALSRKIEDRWRLIGAGIVG; encoded by the coding sequence TTGCATTGGCGTGAAACTCTACCTGATTGGTATGTAAAGCAATATGGATATCAGCCCTGTGTCAACATTGGCACTGCAGGACATGTAGACCATGGTAAAACCACCTTAATCCAGGCACTCACCGGCCAGTGGACCAGTGTTCACAGCCAGGAGCTGAAGCGTGGAATTACAATCCGCGTTGGATATTCCGATGCAGCATTTTACAAGTGCAAAAAGTGCGAGGTCCCACTAGGGTATTCTACCACACCAAAATGCCCAAACTGCGGAAAAGAAAGCGAGCTGTCGCGTGTGGTCAGCTTTGTGGACAGTCCTGGACATGAAAGCCTGATGGCAAACATGCTTTCTGGCGCTGCCTTGATGGATGGCGCACTGTTATTGGTTGCAGCAAACCAAAAGGTACCGCAACCGCAAACCAAAGAACATTTACTTGCACTGCAAATTCTGGGAATCCAGCAAATAGTAATCATACAGAATAAGGTTGATCTGATATCATATCAGGACGCTACCTCAAATTATTCCGATATTGTCAAGTTTGTCAAGGGAACCAAGGCTGCAAAATCCCCAATAATTCCAATTTCTGCCCAGTCCCGCCTAAACATTGATGCACTGATTGGGGCAATAGAGGAGAGCATCCCCACCCCAAAGAGAGCAGAGACAAAAGAACCGGTAATGCATGTGTTAAGATCATTTGATGTAAACAAGCCTGGAACCAAAATAAAAGACATCAAGGGAGGAGTAATTGGCGGAAGCCTAACCCAAGGAACCTTCTCAATAGGCGATGAAGTCGAGATAAAGCCCGGAATCTTTAATCCAAAAAAGAACACATACGAGCCAATTCGAACACAGATTATATCCCTTGGAACCGCCGCAGGCATAGTTGATAATGTCAAGCCAGGTGGACTGGTGGCAATTGGCACAAAGCTCGATCCATCAATGACTAGGAGTGACTCCTTTGTTGGTTCTGTAATTGGAAAACCCGAGACATTACCGCAAAATGCCACCGATGCAAGACTAGAAGTCAGCCTCTTTGATTCCGCAGTTGGAACAATGAATGACATTAAGGTTCTCCCAATACAGGTAGGCGAGTCCCTCAGACTAAACATTGGCACGGCGCCTGTCTTGGCCAAAGTAAACAAGGTAAAATCAGAAAAAATCGAGGTCCAGTTCAAAAGACCAGTATGTGTGTTTGATAAGAGCAATGTAGCATTGAGTCGCAAAATAGAAGACAGATGGAGACTAATTGGTGCAGGAATAGTTGGTTGA
- a CDS encoding PIN domain-containing protein, giving the protein MVEVICDTSFLIHLANHRIKNLATLDTDIGNIRFLVPEIVHTELAKLAKQEEKTKEASATIQYIKNFKKINIGGTFADDSILQYVKENGGIIATIDKDLKYKIKNHGGSVISIANNRIVLETTKN; this is encoded by the coding sequence TTGGTTGAGGTAATATGCGACACGAGCTTTCTAATTCATCTGGCTAATCACAGAATCAAGAATCTGGCCACACTAGACACAGACATTGGCAACATTCGGTTCTTGGTGCCAGAAATAGTACATACAGAGCTTGCCAAGCTTGCAAAGCAGGAAGAAAAAACAAAGGAGGCAAGTGCTACTATCCAATACATAAAAAATTTCAAAAAAATAAACATCGGAGGAACCTTTGCAGATGACTCCATACTACAATATGTGAAAGAAAATGGCGGAATCATTGCCACAATAGACAAGGACCTAAAGTACAAAATAAAAAATCATGGCGGCTCTGTCATTTCTATTGCCAACAACAGAATAGTACTAGAGACAACAAAAAATTAA
- a CDS encoding YbhB/YbcL family Raf kinase inhibitor-like protein, with product MILQSPSFEEGGEIPSKYGYKNGNTSPPLIIKQIPQQTKSLVLIMDDPDAMGAVGRLWVHWIVWNIDPRKPEIKESSLPENAVEGITDFVEIGYGGPAPPDKRHTYVFKIYALNAELNLEKGSTKKQVEEAMQNHIIAQTSLSGTFAP from the coding sequence TTGATTCTGCAGAGTCCGAGCTTTGAGGAAGGTGGAGAGATTCCAAGCAAATACGGATACAAAAATGGTAATACAAGTCCACCTCTGATTATCAAACAAATTCCCCAACAGACAAAGTCACTTGTATTGATAATGGATGATCCAGACGCAATGGGAGCAGTAGGAAGGTTGTGGGTTCATTGGATAGTCTGGAACATTGATCCAAGAAAGCCAGAGATCAAAGAATCTAGTTTGCCAGAAAACGCAGTTGAGGGAATCACAGATTTTGTGGAAATTGGGTACGGCGGCCCTGCCCCGCCAGATAAAAGACATACCTATGTTTTCAAAATATACGCTCTTAATGCAGAGCTAAATCTGGAAAAAGGTTCTACAAAAAAGCAAGTAGAGGAGGCCATGCAAAATCACATCATAGCTCAAACATCATTGTCTGGCACATTTGCACCTTGA
- a CDS encoding peptidylprolyl isomerase, whose product MLSNKKIFSVDSFEFCLHHLIIIGVLALSFSISAMIRSQAAEYGFQLNEFDPYFNYRATQFIVENGIPAYFDWHDDMSWYPFGRDVANTSQVMLHITTAVLYGAFGGGDLYGFTIIFPVVFGSLTAIIVFALVRVIGGTTAGLYAALMYSVSLPIISRGSIGWFKSEPLGLFYGLLAVYLFLSGIKSTSHKIAAAKLVGGGIFLGFGFSAWGGTDFFVLPIGLFIISLTFTRKDSGFLRWAIPLFVLGLAISLAPFERPGLGFFAKASGFLIIGPTLFLVVSSFIEKIGGEQKQRRNKALFLIAIIAIGITVLSANVFGLPSFRYLNAVNPFLTTLDPLTDSVAEHATTTVFQSFMFNSVFMVFAGIGAWLVFKNLLNPTNQKRDLHIFALIFGLLGVYISSAFIRLELFSSLALVILGSVGLSLLTKEIFKPVRQETKKPVKSHPTTIKISFLVVITIFLILPMMVPVSANWVNGAKAPPTILNGGSNYNIATTDWLDAMQWIKENTPKDAVVAAWWDYGYWITTLGERRSIADNATLIDWRIEQTAKAFLSTPDEGWKILKEMDADYVLIYVAAQRVNSEEPPLYFVQGGGDESKKQWFMRIGGFDTQRFLYDDGISSTPEFWNETLLGKMIPFTTYGYIDVAGQKQSQSYISGFTPVYIDDIKYPKDANAPLRLAYMSSGFTIKTSGAINGVLIYEINKDYIPTETPKAEPIIPTTTTPTESSSRQTVTISTQFGDIVIELKPEVAPKTVENFVKLADSKFYDGTLFHRIISTFVIQGGDPNTKDQPPGTWGTGGPGYSIDAEISNLKHTRYMVSMARGTDINSAGSQFFIMTGDAPFLDGKYTIFGEVIEGKDVVDKIASLQTDLNDRPVDFEAARMSTVRVS is encoded by the coding sequence TTGCTTTCTAATAAAAAAATATTCTCCGTTGACAGCTTTGAGTTTTGCCTACACCATCTGATAATAATCGGAGTTCTTGCATTATCATTTTCAATATCTGCAATGATACGATCACAGGCAGCGGAATACGGATTTCAGCTAAACGAGTTTGATCCATACTTCAACTATAGAGCAACACAATTTATCGTAGAAAATGGCATACCCGCCTATTTTGATTGGCATGATGATATGAGTTGGTATCCATTTGGACGAGACGTTGCCAACACCTCACAAGTAATGTTGCACATTACCACAGCCGTTCTGTATGGTGCATTTGGTGGGGGAGATCTGTATGGATTCACAATAATATTTCCTGTAGTGTTTGGCTCACTAACGGCAATCATTGTTTTTGCGTTGGTGCGAGTAATCGGTGGAACCACTGCCGGACTGTATGCCGCCCTGATGTATTCTGTCTCACTTCCTATCATATCTAGAGGATCAATTGGCTGGTTCAAGTCTGAGCCATTGGGATTATTCTATGGATTATTGGCAGTTTACCTGTTTTTGAGCGGGATAAAATCCACATCTCACAAAATAGCAGCAGCAAAACTAGTAGGTGGTGGAATATTTTTGGGTTTTGGGTTTTCAGCATGGGGAGGAACCGACTTTTTTGTCCTGCCAATAGGACTATTCATCATATCACTGACATTCACAAGAAAGGACTCTGGCTTTCTGAGATGGGCAATACCATTATTTGTGCTAGGCCTTGCAATATCGCTTGCACCTTTTGAGCGCCCTGGCTTGGGATTCTTTGCCAAGGCAAGCGGATTTTTGATAATCGGACCGACTTTGTTTTTGGTAGTGTCCTCATTTATTGAAAAAATTGGTGGCGAGCAAAAGCAAAGACGAAACAAAGCACTATTTCTAATAGCAATAATTGCGATAGGAATTACGGTATTATCTGCAAATGTGTTCGGCCTGCCTAGCTTTAGATATCTCAACGCGGTCAATCCGTTTTTGACAACACTAGATCCGTTGACTGATTCAGTAGCAGAGCATGCAACCACTACGGTATTTCAGTCGTTTATGTTCAACTCTGTGTTTATGGTGTTTGCAGGAATTGGCGCATGGCTTGTATTCAAGAACTTGCTAAATCCTACAAATCAAAAGCGTGATCTACATATCTTTGCATTGATATTTGGACTACTTGGAGTCTACATAAGCTCTGCATTCATAAGATTGGAGCTGTTCTCATCGCTTGCTCTTGTGATACTGGGCTCTGTTGGCTTGTCGTTATTGACAAAAGAGATTTTCAAGCCGGTAAGACAAGAGACCAAAAAGCCAGTCAAGTCTCATCCTACTACGATCAAGATCTCGTTTTTAGTAGTAATTACAATATTTTTAATCCTTCCAATGATGGTGCCAGTCAGCGCAAACTGGGTTAACGGCGCAAAGGCACCGCCAACCATACTCAATGGCGGTAGCAACTATAACATTGCAACAACCGACTGGCTTGATGCCATGCAGTGGATCAAAGAAAATACGCCAAAGGATGCAGTGGTTGCCGCTTGGTGGGACTATGGATACTGGATTACAACGCTTGGGGAACGACGATCCATTGCAGATAATGCCACACTAATTGACTGGAGAATAGAGCAGACTGCAAAGGCGTTTTTGAGCACGCCAGACGAGGGATGGAAGATCCTCAAAGAAATGGATGCTGACTATGTTTTGATTTATGTTGCAGCTCAACGAGTCAACAGCGAAGAGCCACCATTATACTTCGTGCAGGGTGGTGGAGATGAGAGCAAAAAACAGTGGTTCATGAGAATTGGCGGATTTGACACGCAACGATTCCTGTATGATGATGGTATCAGCTCAACTCCGGAATTTTGGAATGAGACTCTACTAGGAAAAATGATTCCATTTACCACATATGGCTACATTGATGTTGCAGGCCAAAAACAATCTCAATCATACATTTCTGGATTTACACCAGTTTACATCGATGATATCAAATATCCAAAGGATGCAAACGCTCCACTAAGACTCGCCTACATGTCTTCTGGATTTACAATAAAGACATCTGGCGCTATAAACGGTGTTCTAATATATGAGATAAACAAGGATTACATCCCAACAGAAACACCAAAGGCAGAGCCAATCATACCAACTACAACAACCCCGACAGAATCATCATCAAGGCAGACTGTAACCATCTCTACCCAGTTTGGTGATATTGTGATTGAATTAAAACCAGAAGTTGCACCAAAGACAGTAGAGAACTTTGTAAAACTGGCAGACTCTAAATTCTATGATGGCACACTATTCCACAGAATAATCTCTACATTTGTCATACAGGGTGGGGACCCAAACACAAAGGACCAACCTCCTGGAACATGGGGAACCGGCGGTCCTGGCTATTCCATTGATGCGGAAATTAGCAACCTCAAGCACACAAGATACATGGTTTCAATGGCACGAGGTACAGACATCAACAGCGCAGGCTCACAGTTTTTTATAATGACTGGTGACGCGCCGTTTCTTGATGGCAAATACACCATATTTGGCGAAGTAATTGAGGGCAAGGACGTTGTGGACAAGATTGCCTCTTTGCAGACTGACCTAAATGATCGGCCGGTTGACTTTGAGGCAGCTCGAATGAGTACCGTTAGAGTTTCCTAG
- a CDS encoding RNA-protein complex protein Nop10: MKFQLRKCPECKKYTLKDECPHCQSKTTTAHPAKFSPDDKYARYRIMDKFKETRKL; this comes from the coding sequence TTGAAGTTCCAGCTCCGCAAATGTCCCGAATGCAAAAAGTACACCCTAAAGGACGAATGTCCTCATTGTCAATCCAAGACAACCACTGCGCATCCTGCCAAGTTTTCACCTGATGACAAGTATGCCCGTTACAGAATAATGGACAAATTCAAGGAGACTAGGAAACTCTAA